A genomic window from Desulfatiglans anilini DSM 4660 includes:
- a CDS encoding FAD-dependent oxidoreductase has translation MIQGALVMLGLGTMCGLLLSLASRVFHVEQDPRIELVEECLAGANCGGCGYAGCTAAAVAIVAGQAPASACIVGGPESARKVAAIMGLDAGLAEPARALNFCTGGDRADNKFLYLGVNTCHAEAMLYGGKRLCEIGCLGHGDCVRACQFGALSMGPEGLPVVDQSKCVGCGACQRICPKGIIRVKTMSERLLHFNRSDECLAPCRQTCPAEINISRYIHQIREGDYEGAVHTIRERNPLLLACGRVCPHPCENQCRRGIEDEPVSINQLKRFVADYEMHSGKRLPISKAPPTNRRIAVIGGGPAGLSCAYFLARLGHEVTIFEAMPKLGGMLRYGIPEYRLPKKVLDWEIEGIINLGIEVRTNVTFGLDFSLASLVAVGYDAIFMGIGAWKDSRLRVEGEDLIGCYTGIDFLSRMAGGAPVEIGETAAVIGGGNTAIDCARTLVRKGAKKVYLVYRRTRKEMPANEIEIEAADHEGIEMLFLCAPVRVVGDENGKVTHLEYLKMELGEPDASGRRRPVPVEGSETLLKTDMVITAIGQAPDIGFKEKTEDRLAQLKTTRWSTIEGNPYTTQTSIPYIFAAGDAATGPSLVVEAIGGGRRAARSIHQYVMGEEVHAGQQELGRKMIDKTIFESVPGIEPKPRCTMEELPVDVRVQSFVEVDQVLTEETALAESQRCLDCGLLCYNVDKD, from the coding sequence ATGATTCAAGGGGCTTTGGTCATGCTGGGTTTGGGCACCATGTGCGGCCTTCTCTTGAGCCTGGCATCAAGGGTTTTTCATGTCGAGCAGGACCCCAGGATCGAGTTGGTGGAAGAATGTCTGGCGGGAGCAAACTGCGGGGGCTGCGGGTATGCCGGGTGTACGGCTGCGGCTGTGGCCATCGTAGCGGGACAAGCGCCGGCAAGCGCCTGTATCGTGGGTGGGCCGGAGTCCGCCCGCAAGGTGGCGGCCATCATGGGCCTCGACGCGGGGCTCGCGGAGCCGGCGCGGGCCCTCAATTTCTGCACCGGTGGGGATCGCGCGGACAACAAATTCCTCTATTTGGGGGTCAACACCTGTCACGCGGAGGCGATGTTGTACGGAGGCAAGCGCCTGTGCGAGATCGGGTGCCTGGGGCATGGCGACTGCGTCAGGGCGTGCCAGTTCGGGGCGCTGAGCATGGGGCCGGAAGGCCTGCCCGTTGTAGACCAATCGAAATGCGTGGGGTGCGGTGCCTGCCAGAGGATTTGCCCCAAGGGCATCATCCGGGTCAAGACCATGTCGGAGCGCCTGCTCCATTTCAACCGGTCGGATGAGTGCCTGGCGCCGTGCCGGCAGACCTGCCCGGCGGAGATCAATATCTCGAGATATATCCATCAAATCCGTGAAGGCGACTACGAGGGCGCCGTCCACACCATCCGCGAGCGCAACCCGCTGCTGCTCGCCTGCGGACGGGTCTGTCCACACCCCTGTGAGAATCAGTGCCGGCGGGGCATCGAGGATGAACCGGTCTCGATCAATCAACTGAAGCGTTTTGTGGCCGACTACGAGATGCATTCCGGAAAACGCCTGCCCATCAGCAAGGCGCCGCCCACGAACCGCCGGATCGCGGTGATCGGTGGGGGGCCGGCAGGGTTGAGCTGCGCCTATTTCCTGGCCCGCCTCGGACACGAGGTGACGATTTTCGAAGCGATGCCGAAGCTCGGTGGTATGCTGCGCTATGGCATCCCCGAGTACCGCCTCCCGAAGAAGGTGCTCGATTGGGAGATAGAGGGCATCATCAATCTCGGGATCGAGGTTCGCACCAACGTGACCTTCGGGTTGGATTTCAGCTTGGCTTCCTTGGTCGCCGTCGGTTATGACGCCATATTTATGGGGATCGGGGCATGGAAGGATTCCAGGTTGAGGGTCGAGGGAGAGGATCTCATTGGATGTTACACGGGGATCGATTTCCTGAGCCGCATGGCCGGGGGTGCGCCCGTGGAGATCGGTGAGACGGCGGCGGTCATCGGGGGCGGGAATACCGCCATCGACTGCGCCCGGACCCTGGTGAGGAAAGGGGCCAAGAAAGTCTATCTCGTTTACAGGCGTACACGCAAGGAGATGCCGGCCAACGAAATCGAAATCGAGGCTGCCGATCACGAAGGGATCGAGATGCTTTTTCTATGCGCCCCGGTCAGGGTGGTGGGGGATGAGAACGGTAAAGTAACGCATCTCGAGTACTTGAAGATGGAGCTTGGAGAGCCTGATGCCAGCGGGAGGCGAAGACCCGTCCCCGTCGAAGGGTCTGAGACCCTTCTGAAAACGGATATGGTGATCACGGCCATCGGCCAGGCGCCTGACATCGGGTTCAAGGAGAAAACCGAGGACCGTCTGGCGCAGCTGAAGACTACACGCTGGAGCACGATCGAGGGGAACCCCTACACCACGCAGACGAGCATTCCTTATATCTTCGCAGCGGGAGACGCCGCAACGGGGCCCTCGCTGGTGGTGGAGGCCATCGGGGGCGGGCGGAGGGCCGCGCGTTCGATTCATCAGTATGTCATGGGGGAGGAGGTGCATGCAGGCCAGCAGGAACTGGGTCGAAAAATGATCGACAAAACCATTTTCGAATCGGTGCCGGGTATCGAGCCCAAACCCCGGTGCACAATGGAGGAATTGCCGGTTGACGTGCGCGTTCAATCCTTTGTGGAGGTGGACCAGGTGCTCACAGAGGAAACCGCGCTCGCGGAAAGCCAACGGTGCCTCGACTGCGGTCTGCTTTGCTACAACGTCGATAAAGATTGA
- a CDS encoding cyclic nucleotide-binding domain-containing protein, producing the protein MPSVDFLGKVDLLRGLDEPRLLLIQESCQPKSYALGERLFKEDEIADRIWIVERGEVGLFFNLPGRKRSTENLVVSISSGESLGWSGFMPPYRYSLSAYCNSERCDILMLMKDDLTRLSEQDYRLGYTVMSNLAAVVSRRFDQLQEWGTVLPLPSV; encoded by the coding sequence ATGCCGAGTGTCGATTTTCTGGGTAAAGTCGATTTATTGAGGGGCCTCGATGAGCCTCGGCTGCTGCTCATTCAGGAGAGTTGCCAGCCGAAATCCTATGCTTTGGGTGAGAGGCTTTTCAAGGAAGACGAGATCGCAGACAGGATCTGGATCGTGGAACGAGGCGAGGTGGGCCTTTTTTTCAATCTCCCCGGCCGGAAACGCTCAACCGAAAACCTTGTCGTGTCCATTTCGTCCGGTGAGTCGCTGGGCTGGTCCGGTTTCATGCCGCCCTACAGATACAGCCTGTCGGCATACTGCAACTCGGAACGCTGCGACATATTGATGCTCATGAAGGATGACCTGACCAGGCTCTCAGAGCAGGACTACCGGTTGGGTTATACGGTGATGTCGAATCTCGCGGCCGTGGTGAGCAGGCGCTTTGACCAATTGCAGGAGTGGGGGACGGTTTTGCCGCTCCCCTCTGTTTGA
- a CDS encoding Crp/Fnr family transcriptional regulator, which yields MVSLDFLEEVEVFRGLDDDRLAALRGCCEESEFKRGDELFGIGTDAKHLWAVEKGEVTLMGEPSKTAGSAAFPLSSLETSMIFGWSSMVPPYRHMHSAFCASRTCRAIKIESACLSRVFEEDPEMGYRVMMRLLRSIGRRFHSLQEELVRRRGQDMLNQW from the coding sequence ATGGTCAGCCTTGATTTTTTGGAGGAGGTGGAGGTCTTCAGGGGATTGGACGATGACCGGCTCGCAGCCTTGCGAGGGTGCTGCGAGGAGTCTGAATTCAAAAGGGGGGATGAACTTTTTGGTATCGGGACGGATGCTAAGCATCTGTGGGCGGTGGAGAAAGGTGAGGTGACCCTGATGGGGGAGCCGTCCAAGACAGCCGGCTCAGCAGCGTTTCCACTTTCTTCGTTGGAGACGAGCATGATCTTCGGCTGGTCGAGTATGGTCCCGCCTTACCGGCATATGCATTCGGCGTTTTGCGCCAGCAGGACCTGCCGGGCGATAAAAATCGAAAGCGCCTGCCTTTCACGGGTGTTCGAGGAGGATCCCGAAATGGGCTACCGGGTCATGATGAGGCTCTTGAGATCCATCGGAAGGCGGTTCCATTCGCTTCAGGAAGAGCTGGTCAGGCGCCGTGGGCAGGATATGCTGAACCAGTGGTGA
- a CDS encoding amidase domain-containing protein, with amino-acid sequence MRHANCSLCIIIAKLCLFFLVLIYGESVVNAEYNIQQDEEDSIRSTILHLFEMRDMLLITGVDEGYNFPITEAMGRKFSGDEYKTTLIDLYNTIKEEDEIEYIWSQSEIIDIIITKKIGRMIYIKVREKNKMQSRLIHSPNFDAPLTVTVMDHVMIIKKSMRNYDVIYDQQHDEIFYSNLNDKKDVTYPIVPDTPDAKIQLDEYMENNPDAVEPLVLPPLEIPLHHQMSETHAKSEEMLNHELEIYPYNRASAVNYAIAYAESCNPYYGHPLQKDCTNFASQCLYAGGWFMTTGWDKKNILEWWFEKSGAGNIWTYTWSAADNLAWHMYFRNRAYNVTTTCDIQLGDVVSADWNNDYIIDHQMMVTKKEGCVIYLSYHSKNTLNRSFYDIVKNAPNAWYFGWHILRSEYW; translated from the coding sequence ATGAGACATGCAAATTGCAGCCTTTGTATTATTATCGCCAAATTGTGTCTATTTTTTTTGGTTCTAATTTATGGCGAAAGTGTTGTCAATGCTGAATACAATATCCAACAAGATGAAGAAGATTCAATCAGATCTACAATATTGCATTTGTTTGAAATGAGAGATATGTTACTAATAACAGGTGTAGATGAGGGATATAATTTTCCGATAACCGAGGCTATGGGGAGGAAATTTTCAGGCGATGAATACAAAACGACACTTATAGATTTATATAATACAATAAAAGAAGAAGACGAAATTGAATATATATGGTCACAATCGGAAATTATCGATATAATCATAACGAAAAAAATCGGCAGAATGATATATATCAAAGTTCGAGAGAAAAACAAAATGCAGAGCCGGCTTATTCATTCACCTAATTTTGACGCTCCACTGACTGTAACTGTTATGGATCATGTGATGATCATAAAGAAGTCAATGAGAAATTACGATGTTATCTACGATCAACAACATGATGAAATCTTCTATTCAAACTTAAATGACAAAAAAGATGTAACTTACCCAATTGTACCGGATACACCAGATGCCAAGATACAGCTAGATGAATATATGGAAAACAATCCTGATGCTGTCGAACCTCTAGTATTACCTCCCCTGGAAATTCCATTGCATCATCAAATGAGTGAAACCCATGCCAAAAGTGAGGAAATGTTAAATCACGAATTGGAAATTTATCCATACAATAGGGCATCGGCAGTGAATTATGCTATAGCTTATGCCGAAAGTTGTAACCCCTATTACGGACACCCATTACAAAAGGATTGCACCAATTTTGCATCACAATGTCTTTATGCTGGCGGTTGGTTTATGACAACCGGATGGGATAAAAAAAATATTTTAGAATGGTGGTTTGAAAAAAGCGGTGCAGGTAACATATGGACTTACACATGGAGTGCAGCCGATAATTTGGCATGGCATATGTATTTTAGGAATCGGGCATACAATGTCACTACAACCTGTGATATTCAATTGGGTGACGTAGTAAGCGCTGATTGGAATAATGATTATATTATCGACCATCAAATGATGGTAACCAAGAAAGAAGGCTGCGTAATATATTTAAGCTATCATTCCAAAAATACTTTGAATAGATCGTTTTATGATATAGTTAAAAATGCACCAAATGCATGGTATTTCGGTTGGCATATTCTCCGAAGTGAATATTGGTAG